Below is a window of Haloglycomyces albus DSM 45210 DNA.
CCGCGACTCACAGATGGCCTCGTCCCTGTCGGCGGCGACCCGGTTCGTCGTCTCCGACGACGACTTCCACACCTTGAGCGAAGCGGGGGGAGGTACTCCCGAAATCATCGTCGAGTACCGGCTCGACGACGTCTCGCAGATCTCGGAGTTTCAGGCCGCCTACGAGGGAGACGACAGTCTGCCGAAGAACGGTCAGGCCGTCACCTATCAGATGATCCGCATGATCAACGCCTTCAGCGACGGCTTGGTCGCGGTGGCGCTGGTGTTCGTCAGCTTCCTGCTCATCGCGATCGCTCTACTGAACTCGCGCTTCGTGATTCGCGGAACCATGGAGGATCAGGTCCGGGAGATCGGGGCCATGAAGGCCATCGGCCTGCCCGACAAATCCATCTCGGGTCTGTACCTGTCGAAGTACCGGGCGATGACCTTGCTGGCCTGCGTGGTCGGCGGTTTGCTGGCGATCGTGGCGACGGATCTGTTGACACAGACCATTCAGGTCAACTACGCCGACGCTCCAGTGGGCTGGACGACGTTCGTGGTACCGGTCGTGGCCTTGGCGCTGGTGTACCTGTTCGTGGTGGGAATCTGCCGTCGGGTCTTCCGCAAGGTTCGCAAGATTCAGGTCGTCAACGCTCTGGTCCACGGCAGCACTCTCGACGATCGGCAGACCGCGCGCCGCGCCAAACGGCAGGCACGCCGCAGCCGCAAGAGCAGTCTCGCCTCGTACCGGGGAAGCAATGTCAACCGCCGCCTGACCTTGCTCGATCTGCGAGCCGAAGCCGGGCAGTGGCTGTTGGTTCCGACGGTGTTCGCTCTCGCCTATGTGCTCATGGCGCTCCCGCTGAACCTCCTCAACACCTTCGAGAGCCCCAAGTTCGTCACCTACATGGGAGCGTCGGAAAGCGACCTGCGGGCGGACCTGCAGTTCTCGGAGGACGTCGACACGGTCCGGGAGGACATGTACGCCGACATGCGCTCCGACGACCGGCTGGCCGAGGTCCGCTCGTTCGCCAACGTGCTGTACGAGACCGAAGGGGAAGAAGGCTGGGAGACCTTCCGCGTGGAAGTGGGGGATTACTCCTCTAGCGGCATCGAGTTCGTCGACGGGGGACTCCCCGAAGCCGGTGAAATCGCCGTCTCCGTGTTGAACTCCGAGAAGTACGACCTGTCTCCGGGCGACGATCTGGACATTCGCCACGGCGAGGAGACCGAGACCGTCGCCGTCAGCGGCGTCTATCAGGACGTCACCTCCGGCGGATACACCGCCAAGATGCAGGGCGAGGTGACCGGCGACGCGACCGGGTACGTGATCTACGCGAACCTCGCGGGCGACACCGACGCCGCCGCCGTCGCCGACGAATACGGCACGGACTATCCGACCGCATCGGTGATCCCCATGCGCGAGTATGTGGAACAGACCCTGTCATATGTCACCGGGGCCTTCCGCAGTGCCGCCGTCCTCTCGTTCGCCTTCGGGCTCGGCGTCGCCGTACTCATTACGTGCCTGTTCCTCAAACTGCGGCTGACGAGGGACCGCACCAAGATGGGAATGCTCTCGGCCATCGGCTTCTCGACCGGCGAGATCATCGCCCAAGTGAGAGGGAAGACCCTGCTCACCGTCGCCGTGGGAACCGTCCTGGGAGTGGCCTTCACCGCCACGGTCGGAGAGTCCTTCGTCGGCTCCTTTATCGCACTGGCGGGACTGGGGATCGCGGACCTGTCGTTCCTACCGAATCCCTGGCTCGTCTATGTGGCCTACCCGTTGATTCTGACCGCCGCCGGATACCTCGGCGCCGTATTCCTCACCGCTCGCCTACGCGGTGCCGATAAGAGCTCGTGGCTCAGAGGATGACTAGGAGAGTACCAATGACAAATGAAGACCAGGCCATGCTGGAGTGCACGAGTCTCACCAAGACGTACTATTCCACCGAACCCGCCACTCAGGTCCTCAATGGAATCAACCTGACCGTCGACACGGGCGAGTTCCTCGTGGTGATGGGAGCGTCCGGGTCGGGGAAGTCCACCCTGCTGTACAACATCAGCGGGATGGACCGCCCGACCGGCGGTGACGTGCTTCTCGAAGGCCAAGAGATCACCAGTCTGAAGGATACCGAGCTCAGCCGGGTCCGGCTGACCAGGATGGGTTTCGTATTCCAACAGCCCTATTTCCTGAGCAACCTCAACGTCCAGGACAACATCCTTCTCCCGGCCTTCAAAGCCGCGCCGAAGGACAAGTCCGCCGCGACGGCCCGCGTCGACACGCTTCTGGAGCGGTTCGGCATCGATCACGTCAAGTGGCACGGCATCACGCAAGTGTCCGGTGGACAGCTTCAGCGCGCCTCCATCTGCCGTGCCTTGGCGGGCCAACCGGGCATCCTGTTCGCCGACGAACCCACCGGAGCGTTGAACAGCAGCATGTCCAGCGAGGTCATGGACGCACTCACCGACGTCAACACCGACGGCACCACCGTCGTCATGGTCACCCACGATCCCGTGTGTGCCGCCCGGGCCGACCGGGTCGTCTATCTCCGTGACGGCCTGCTGGTCGACAGCTACGAAATGGGCAAGTGGAGCGACGACAAGGCCGCACAACGTGAAGACGACATGTTCGCGTGGCTGAGCAAAAAGGGATTTTAATACAAGGAGTAAACGATGAACGAAACGGATTTCCGGGAAGCCCTGGAAGAATTCACCGATAAAAAAGCCGACGAACTCGACATGACCGATGACCTCGCCGAAATCGGCGCCGACTCGATCGCGCTGTTCGAGTTCATGATGAAGATCGAAGACGTGATCGGGCCACAGGGCGTCGACGTCACCGACGAGATCGCCAGCGTCCAGGACCTCTTCGACTGCGTCCAAGACGCGGCGGAACGGCAGAAAGCCTAAACAAACTCATTCGACGTCCAGTTGAATGGTCGGTCGGCGGTGGCGGGCCCGCTTATCCGCCACCGCCGACCGACGCCCCCCTTGCGCGGACAACACGTTTGACCAGAAAATACACAGTTGCAAATTTACGGAGAATCATGGAAAAGGCCGTCATCACCGGAATGGGAGCCGTCAGCCCAATCGGCAACACCATCCCCGAATTCGAGAAAAACCTCTTCGCGGGCCGCCACGGAATCGTGCCCTGCGACCACTTCGACACGACCGACATGGCCGTCAACGTTTACGCCCCGGTCACAGACCTCGACATCAACACCCACTTCCCACCCCGCGAAGCACGCCGACTCGACCGACACAGCCTCTTCGCCCTCATCTCAGCCCGCGAAGCGGCCAAGGAATCCGGCATCCTCGACGCCATCGATCCCTTCCGGATCGGAGTCAACCTGAGCACCGGACTCGGAGGCGTCGACACCTTCATCGACACCCACCTCACCATGCAAAACAAAGGCCCCCGCCGTGTCACCCCCATGCTGATCCCAAAATTCGCCCCCAACATGTCCGCCGGACTCGTCGCCATCGACCTGGGTGCACGCGGACCGTCGACCTCCCACTCCACCGCATGCGCGGCAGGAACGGTCAGCATCGGAGAAGGCATGCGCGCCATCCGCCACGGCTACGTCGACGCCATGATCTGCGGCGGAGCCGACGCCGCCACCCAGAAACTCATCATGGCGGGCTTCCAAAGCCTCAGGGCCCTCTCCACATCAGACGACCCCGACCGCGCGAGCATCCCCTTCGACAAAGAACGAAAAGGATTCGTCATGGGTGAAGGCGGCGGTGCCGTTGTGCTGGAAAGCGAAACCCACGCCCGCGCCCGAGGCGCCACCATCCTCGCGGAAGTCTCCGGCTACGGACTCACCAGCGACGCCTCCCACATCACCGCCCCCGACGACGAAGGCGAAGCCATCGACCGGGCCATCACCGACGCCCTATCGGACGCCGGCGAGCGCGACGAGACCGTATACGTCAACGCCCACGGCACCGGAACGGCCAAGAACGACGCAGTCGAAGCCGCCGCCATCGCCCGCGTATTCGGCGACAAGGCCCTCGTGTCCTCCACCAAATCCATGACCGGGCACCTACTCGGGGCCGCCGGAGCCGTTGAGGCGATCGCCGGAGTCATGGCACTACAACGCGGAGAAGCCCCTCCCACGGCAGGCACCACCGACATCGACGACGACATGCACATCGACGTCGTGCGCGGCGAATCCCGCTCCGCGCCCCTGACCCGGTCCGTTTCCTTGTCACTCGGCTTCGGCGGTCACAACGCCTGTCTGGTCATCGACCGCCCGGGCGAATGATCGCGCTCGCTGTCGCCCGTACCGACGGTCTGGACGAATCGACGTATGAGCGTCTCCGCGCGAGCGTACCGGCCTATCGGCAGCGCAAGGCGGATCGGCATTATCGGCGTCTCGACCGGTTCGCCAGTGTGGTGTCCTTCTCTCTACTGCAAGGCCTCTGGGCGGAGTATGGCGAGGGTCCGCTGCCGCCGATTGTTCGTGACCGGTTGGGGAAGCCTCGATTTGCGGAGTCCGGATGGCATTTCAACCTGTCCCACGATTCCTGGATCTGCGTCTGCGCATTGGCATCGGTATCGGTGGGGGTGGATGTGCAGTCGCGCGTGCCTTTTGACGCGGACCTCTTCAAATCGATGGTGGCCTCGAGTGAGTGGGGTCTGCGGGATCGTTTGGTTACGGCAGACGATTTGAGTGCACTGTGGACTCGCAAGGAGGCCATAGTGAAACGGAGCGGTCGCGGCTTGTCGACCC
It encodes the following:
- a CDS encoding 4'-phosphopantetheinyl transferase family protein, with amino-acid sequence MIALAVARTDGLDESTYERLRASVPAYRQRKADRHYRRLDRFASVVSFSLLQGLWAEYGEGPLPPIVRDRLGKPRFAESGWHFNLSHDSWICVCALASVSVGVDVQSRVPFDADLFKSMVASSEWGLRDRLVTADDLSALWTRKEAIVKRSGRGLSTPPHEVDTLAARDVLTYSADAEDFRLSLCATGSDVDELASQLRIRRVRPETDAWSSVTCRDLRRVPRHLD
- a CDS encoding beta-ketoacyl-[acyl-carrier-protein] synthase family protein, with amino-acid sequence MEKAVITGMGAVSPIGNTIPEFEKNLFAGRHGIVPCDHFDTTDMAVNVYAPVTDLDINTHFPPREARRLDRHSLFALISAREAAKESGILDAIDPFRIGVNLSTGLGGVDTFIDTHLTMQNKGPRRVTPMLIPKFAPNMSAGLVAIDLGARGPSTSHSTACAAGTVSIGEGMRAIRHGYVDAMICGGADAATQKLIMAGFQSLRALSTSDDPDRASIPFDKERKGFVMGEGGGAVVLESETHARARGATILAEVSGYGLTSDASHITAPDDEGEAIDRAITDALSDAGERDETVYVNAHGTGTAKNDAVEAAAIARVFGDKALVSSTKSMTGHLLGAAGAVEAIAGVMALQRGEAPPTAGTTDIDDDMHIDVVRGESRSAPLTRSVSLSLGFGGHNACLVIDRPGE
- a CDS encoding FtsX-like permease family protein; translated protein: MRNRDSLYFRYIFNDLIKNKGVNLSLMVILILSAFLMATGSMVMERLIGSVNQLFDEAEPPHYLQMHKGDYDPAALERFADEHPEIDSWLIEDMIGIDSAAIAWERPSTDESGDMSESLIDNLFVTQNWDFDFLLDESGDIPRPSEGEVYVPVTYQETFDLQTGDVLRIRTDSGIEELTVEGFVRDSQMASSLSAATRFVVSDDDFHTLSEAGGGTPEIIVEYRLDDVSQISEFQAAYEGDDSLPKNGQAVTYQMIRMINAFSDGLVAVALVFVSFLLIAIALLNSRFVIRGTMEDQVREIGAMKAIGLPDKSISGLYLSKYRAMTLLACVVGGLLAIVATDLLTQTIQVNYADAPVGWTTFVVPVVALALVYLFVVGICRRVFRKVRKIQVVNALVHGSTLDDRQTARRAKRQARRSRKSSLASYRGSNVNRRLTLLDLRAEAGQWLLVPTVFALAYVLMALPLNLLNTFESPKFVTYMGASESDLRADLQFSEDVDTVREDMYADMRSDDRLAEVRSFANVLYETEGEEGWETFRVEVGDYSSSGIEFVDGGLPEAGEIAVSVLNSEKYDLSPGDDLDIRHGEETETVAVSGVYQDVTSGGYTAKMQGEVTGDATGYVIYANLAGDTDAAAVADEYGTDYPTASVIPMREYVEQTLSYVTGAFRSAAVLSFAFGLGVAVLITCLFLKLRLTRDRTKMGMLSAIGFSTGEIIAQVRGKTLLTVAVGTVLGVAFTATVGESFVGSFIALAGLGIADLSFLPNPWLVYVAYPLILTAAGYLGAVFLTARLRGADKSSWLRG
- a CDS encoding ABC transporter ATP-binding protein, which produces MTNEDQAMLECTSLTKTYYSTEPATQVLNGINLTVDTGEFLVVMGASGSGKSTLLYNISGMDRPTGGDVLLEGQEITSLKDTELSRVRLTRMGFVFQQPYFLSNLNVQDNILLPAFKAAPKDKSAATARVDTLLERFGIDHVKWHGITQVSGGQLQRASICRALAGQPGILFADEPTGALNSSMSSEVMDALTDVNTDGTTVVMVTHDPVCAARADRVVYLRDGLLVDSYEMGKWSDDKAAQREDDMFAWLSKKGF
- a CDS encoding acyl carrier protein yields the protein MNETDFREALEEFTDKKADELDMTDDLAEIGADSIALFEFMMKIEDVIGPQGVDVTDEIASVQDLFDCVQDAAERQKA